A part of Corynebacterium afermentans subsp. lipophilum genomic DNA contains:
- the holA gene encoding DNA polymerase III subunit delta gives MARMLNPVHLVLGEDDFLAERATKAIVAQTGEGVEVTTLRAGDVSEGEIAMATSPSLFAEDRVVVVKHAELAGKEPTEILLQACVNPAPGITLIVEHTGGGRQKAMVKKFAKVAEVHKADALKDNERRSWLMEEFRSHGVRPTPDVAAAVLESVGSDLRELASAVSQLVSDTEGELTVESVRAYYVGVAEVAGFDIADQAVAGRADRALASTRRALQLGTSPVSIAAALARKVGDIAKLHGVRGNPDQLARTVGMHPYVAKKTMQVARQWSGDAVSHAVIIVSDLDAEVKGQGGDPEFALENAVRRIAELA, from the coding sequence ATGGCGCGCATGCTCAACCCCGTGCACCTGGTGCTCGGCGAGGACGATTTCCTCGCCGAACGCGCAACCAAAGCCATCGTCGCCCAAACCGGCGAGGGCGTGGAGGTGACCACCTTGCGCGCCGGCGATGTCTCCGAGGGCGAGATCGCTATGGCCACCAGCCCGTCGCTGTTCGCGGAGGACCGCGTAGTGGTGGTCAAGCACGCGGAACTCGCAGGCAAGGAACCCACCGAGATCCTCCTGCAGGCGTGTGTGAACCCCGCGCCGGGCATCACGCTTATCGTCGAGCACACCGGCGGCGGACGCCAAAAGGCGATGGTGAAGAAGTTTGCCAAGGTCGCCGAGGTGCACAAGGCTGATGCGCTGAAAGACAACGAACGCCGCTCCTGGCTGATGGAGGAGTTCCGCAGCCACGGTGTGCGCCCCACCCCGGACGTGGCCGCCGCGGTGCTGGAATCGGTCGGCTCGGACCTGCGCGAGCTTGCCTCCGCCGTCAGCCAGCTGGTCAGCGACACTGAGGGCGAGCTCACCGTCGAGTCCGTGCGTGCCTATTACGTGGGCGTGGCTGAGGTCGCCGGCTTCGACATCGCGGACCAGGCGGTGGCGGGACGCGCGGACCGGGCGCTCGCCTCCACGCGCCGCGCGCTGCAGCTGGGCACCAGCCCGGTGTCCATCGCGGCGGCGCTCGCACGCAAGGTCGGCGACATCGCCAAACTGCACGGCGTGCGCGGCAACCCGGACCAGTTGGCGCGCACCGTCGGCATGCACCCGTACGTGGCGAAAAAGACCATGCAGGTGGCGCGCCAGTGGAGCGGGGATGCGGTGTCCCACGCCGTGATCATCGTCTCTGACCTCGACGCCGAGGTGAAAGGCCAAGGCGGCGACCCGGAGTTCGCCCTCGAAAACGCGGTGCGACGCATCGCGGAGCTGGCATGA
- a CDS encoding LysE family translocator encodes MIAPGDLAVIVGLNLVGAAAPGPDMVLLMRTATRSRKHAWATNLGIHTGAALWFTLTVVGAAALLHAVPQAVAAIQILGGAALIWMGQHNLRGGLRDRHDPPADLEEAMQRLGSVQAAYRRGVATNLANPKIVVALTAMIAPLLPANPSLATAVIVIAALWLSSFALFGAVAQITSAERVRRKFLRAGPYIDIVAGAFFMVVGALLIARGLAGVV; translated from the coding sequence ATGATCGCGCCGGGCGATCTCGCGGTCATCGTCGGGCTCAACCTGGTCGGTGCTGCCGCCCCAGGCCCGGACATGGTCCTGCTCATGCGCACGGCAACCCGCTCGCGGAAGCACGCCTGGGCGACCAACCTGGGCATCCACACCGGCGCCGCGCTGTGGTTCACGCTCACCGTCGTGGGCGCGGCGGCGCTGTTGCACGCGGTGCCGCAGGCCGTCGCCGCCATCCAGATACTCGGTGGTGCGGCGCTGATTTGGATGGGCCAGCACAACCTGCGCGGCGGGCTGCGCGACAGGCACGATCCACCCGCGGATCTGGAGGAAGCGATGCAGCGGTTGGGCTCGGTGCAAGCTGCCTATCGACGAGGCGTGGCCACCAACCTGGCCAACCCCAAAATTGTGGTCGCGCTGACCGCCATGATCGCGCCACTTTTGCCCGCGAACCCCTCACTGGCAACCGCGGTGATTGTCATCGCCGCGCTCTGGCTCAGCTCGTTCGCCCTGTTCGGGGCGGTCGCGCAGATCACCTCGGCAGAACGTGTGCGCCGGAAGTTCCTCCGCGCCGGGCCCTACATCGACATCGTCGCCGGCGCGTTTTTCATGGTGGTCGGCGCCCTGCTCATCGCCCGCGGGCTGGCCGGCGTGGTCTAG